From Granulicella sp. WH15, the proteins below share one genomic window:
- a CDS encoding PD40 domain-containing protein — MLLTEGKPSKNVSRGIDVVRSGKTMGQTQVDERKQQEDVEQALQRICISAEFAKAGRAKDILLFIVRHSFAKPGIGLSEREIAAEVLDSPDDWDPKVDPSIRITVGRLRTKLDRYYAVSGDSDPVRIELPKGSYVPRLVFQEHRISPRSAEIEPPILDHEDTAAKGRSPRAIAFLTVALLLTVSLLAFFYFRHSNLPFEQRAYSISALTSAPGRESSPAVSPDGHAIAFVWDANGKNYDIYITNADGTGLRRLTNSPDPEFSPAWSPDGERIAFIRVKDYLASIVVKPVRGGGAEKVVKTFRAAAGSWVSDLDPVFDDIGPIWSPDGRHLVYSDLTDQHALVEVEIETDKIQRLTPPYDLTKDLRDFYPRYSGDGRYIAYAHYTSHGSGDLYLLDRTTGNTRQLTHDQSAIRGLSWLPDHKSLVFASDREGSSILWTMNAFSDVVPRLLPADSAHVLEPASGPSRDWLVYVDSTENWALRRYEVTPSGLRKDTWILPTNARNHEPVYSRDGKHIAFTSDRSGHWAVWMADADGTNLIQLTSFEGHWMGGVSWSSDGTKLIFDARPKGHSNLFMVQASDHKLVHLIDSPYEDRVPTWSKDGSSIYFSSTRNGSLALYKFDAQSQDVSLLFPNIFAAEASPDEDLIFGGDNVGNFNVFTSSWVPLPALTQHIRPDPVLNWSVSQGGLYFTTRETPESPYEVVRYAHGVFTRLGNLDGAVLSGRNITVSPDGRYIVVAEAVSTKSNLKIRKLLAK, encoded by the coding sequence GTGTTGCTGACTGAGGGAAAACCATCTAAAAATGTCTCCCGAGGCATCGATGTTGTACGTTCGGGTAAAACGATGGGACAAACTCAGGTTGACGAAAGAAAGCAACAAGAGGACGTAGAGCAAGCTTTACAGCGAATATGTATCAGCGCAGAATTCGCGAAGGCAGGCCGAGCGAAGGATATCCTCCTATTCATCGTTCGCCACTCGTTTGCCAAGCCAGGTATCGGCCTCAGTGAAAGAGAAATTGCCGCCGAAGTTCTGGACTCTCCTGACGATTGGGATCCCAAGGTCGATCCGAGCATAAGAATCACTGTAGGGCGTCTGCGAACTAAGCTCGACCGTTACTATGCGGTTTCGGGAGATAGTGATCCTGTACGAATCGAACTGCCCAAAGGCAGTTATGTTCCTCGTCTAGTTTTCCAAGAACACCGGATTTCACCGAGAAGTGCCGAGATCGAACCTCCGATACTTGACCATGAGGACACAGCGGCGAAGGGTCGCTCTCCACGTGCCATAGCGTTCTTGACCGTCGCCTTGTTGCTTACTGTGTCACTTTTGGCATTTTTCTATTTCCGACATTCCAATCTACCGTTTGAACAAAGAGCCTACAGCATTTCAGCTCTTACCTCTGCGCCCGGACGAGAATCGAGTCCAGCCGTCTCACCCGACGGACATGCCATAGCCTTCGTTTGGGATGCGAATGGGAAGAACTACGATATATACATCACCAATGCTGACGGGACCGGGCTCCGGCGTCTGACCAACTCGCCCGATCCTGAGTTCTCCCCAGCTTGGTCACCAGACGGAGAGCGGATTGCTTTCATAAGAGTTAAGGACTATCTGGCATCCATCGTCGTTAAACCAGTCCGCGGTGGTGGTGCTGAGAAGGTAGTGAAGACCTTTCGTGCGGCAGCGGGGAGTTGGGTCAGCGACCTGGACCCCGTGTTTGACGATATCGGTCCCATTTGGTCTCCTGACGGACGGCATCTAGTGTATTCCGACCTTACCGATCAACACGCACTCGTCGAAGTCGAGATCGAAACAGACAAGATTCAACGCCTGACACCGCCATACGACCTCACAAAGGATCTTCGGGATTTCTATCCCCGGTATTCCGGTGACGGCAGGTACATTGCGTACGCACACTATACTTCTCATGGAAGCGGTGATCTATATCTTCTCGATAGAACAACCGGAAACACGAGACAGTTGACCCACGATCAGTCCGCAATCCGTGGTCTAAGCTGGCTGCCGGATCATAAGTCTTTGGTTTTCGCGTCAGATCGTGAAGGATCTTCTATTTTGTGGACGATGAACGCCTTCTCTGACGTAGTTCCGCGTCTGCTCCCTGCGGACAGCGCCCACGTCTTGGAGCCCGCATCGGGACCTTCTCGCGATTGGCTGGTGTATGTCGATTCGACCGAAAACTGGGCTCTCAGACGGTACGAGGTCACTCCATCGGGGCTCCGTAAGGACACTTGGATTCTTCCGACCAATGCCAGGAACCACGAACCTGTCTACTCTCGGGATGGCAAACACATAGCCTTTACGTCAGATCGCTCAGGCCATTGGGCGGTGTGGATGGCAGATGCCGATGGCACAAATCTCATTCAGCTCACGAGTTTTGAGGGGCACTGGATGGGAGGTGTGTCTTGGTCCTCGGACGGAACGAAATTGATCTTCGACGCTCGACCGAAAGGGCATTCGAATCTCTTTATGGTGCAAGCCTCAGATCATAAGCTGGTGCATCTCATAGATTCACCATACGAGGATCGCGTGCCAACTTGGTCTAAAGATGGTTCGAGCATCTACTTCAGTTCAACGCGGAACGGGTCTCTAGCACTCTATAAATTCGACGCGCAATCGCAAGATGTGAGCCTGCTGTTTCCGAATATCTTCGCTGCCGAAGCCTCGCCTGATGAAGATCTAATCTTCGGAGGGGATAACGTCGGCAATTTCAATGTTTTTACTTCAAGCTGGGTCCCTCTTCCCGCTCTGACACAGCATATAAGGCCAGATCCTGTACTCAACTGGTCGGTATCCCAGGGCGGCTTATACTTTACTACGCGTGAAACTCCCGAGTCGCCATACGAGGTCGTACGCTATGCCCACGGCGTGTTTACACGACTGGGCAATCTCGACGGAGCCGTTCTTTCGGGACGAAATATTACCGTATCTCCAGATGGTCGATACATTGTCGTGGCCGAGGCGGTATCGACCAAGAGTAATCTCAAAATTCGAAAGCTCTTAGCTAAGTAG
- a CDS encoding chromosome partitioning protein ParB, translated as MEEAEGYKRLLTLDEPKYSIEQIAAKVGKTPVYIAQRLKLTELCEAVVDAFYRSDIGVGHALMLAKLPADLQQQGLTACFKEVHTNHSDKPARILLPVRNLRFWIESNVLLLLKDAPFDKRNAHLVAIAGSCVDCPNRTGHNKLLFADLGKQDACTNPSCYQAKVEAHVAATVAAKPRLVQISTLQGQQREGSPVLARNKYVAIREDKPEDKARAQWPEYKTCKFVTEAIVTEGHGQGTIQKVCTNADCPVHHPKPKKQTPQNVADNAKWKAEQEKRRKEEAISNTTGIRVLSAIGAAVPVRLMKRDLLFVVDRLAAMLDENRLAIVAKQHGIKKVKNSDSIGKLFVAFLRRAEESVLGRLTVELTIVLAAARSNAPSALKDAATVYKVDTDAITAKVRKEFAEKEKAKAVKKPTVKTPTNKLKKTAKKAA; from the coding sequence ATGGAAGAGGCCGAAGGGTACAAGCGGCTTCTCACACTGGACGAACCGAAGTACAGCATCGAGCAGATTGCCGCGAAGGTAGGTAAAACGCCCGTCTACATCGCGCAGCGGTTGAAGCTGACCGAACTGTGCGAGGCCGTGGTCGATGCGTTCTACCGCAGCGATATTGGTGTGGGCCACGCGCTCATGCTGGCGAAGCTGCCCGCCGACCTCCAGCAACAGGGACTCACCGCCTGTTTCAAGGAGGTACACACCAACCACAGCGACAAGCCCGCACGGATTCTCCTGCCCGTCCGCAACCTGCGTTTCTGGATTGAGTCGAACGTGCTCTTGCTTCTCAAGGACGCTCCGTTCGATAAGCGCAACGCTCATCTGGTCGCCATCGCCGGAAGCTGCGTGGACTGCCCGAATCGTACCGGGCATAACAAGCTCTTGTTTGCCGACCTCGGCAAGCAGGACGCTTGCACCAACCCAAGCTGCTATCAGGCGAAGGTCGAGGCGCACGTCGCCGCCACCGTCGCCGCCAAACCCAGGCTCGTGCAGATCAGCACCTTGCAGGGGCAGCAGCGCGAAGGCAGCCCCGTTCTCGCGCGCAACAAGTACGTGGCAATTCGGGAGGACAAACCGGAGGACAAGGCGCGGGCGCAGTGGCCGGAGTATAAGACGTGCAAGTTCGTCACCGAGGCCATCGTGACCGAAGGGCACGGACAGGGCACCATCCAGAAGGTATGCACCAACGCCGACTGCCCGGTGCATCACCCCAAACCCAAGAAGCAGACGCCGCAGAACGTCGCGGATAACGCCAAGTGGAAAGCCGAGCAGGAGAAGCGGCGCAAGGAGGAGGCGATTTCCAATACAACGGGCATCCGTGTTCTCTCTGCCATCGGCGCAGCCGTCCCGGTGCGTCTGATGAAGCGCGACCTGCTGTTTGTGGTCGACCGGCTGGCCGCGATGCTGGACGAGAACCGTCTCGCCATCGTCGCCAAGCAGCACGGCATCAAGAAGGTAAAGAACAGCGACTCCATCGGGAAGCTGTTTGTCGCTTTCCTGCGCCGTGCCGAAGAGAGCGTGTTGGGACGGCTGACGGTCGAGTTGACTATCGTGCTGGCCGCTGCCCGCAGTAATGCTCCGTCTGCGCTCAAGGATGCAGCGACCGTGTACAAGGTGGATACCGACGCCATCACCGCCAAAGTCCGCAAGGAGTTCGCGGAGAAGGAGAAGGCCAAGGCCGTCAAGAAACCGACTGTCAAGACCCCCACCAACAAACTCAAGAAGACCGCAAAGAAAGCAGCATAG
- a CDS encoding tyrosine-type recombinase/integrase, with amino-acid sequence MADSHERSWIVLDASGRPITEVNEYLLYLHHLGRSPNTVRAYAHHLQLFHEFLIDSRRNWKKLALTDLATFVGWLRLSSRKAKEPRSDSTINVVLAAVGSFYEYQDRLGVETEISRSRRFGAKSPYKPFLHQINRTQSLRQAVMRVRTTKLLPKVLIAADVQRLLDACIHLRDRLLLCLLYESGMRIGQVLGLRHADIRSFDGEIEIVPRLNLNGARAKSRTAYVVHVSKEAMSLYADYLVHECQEASNDYVFVNCWGGRIGAPMNYATVIDLFRALGKRTGLHITPHMFRHTHATELLRAGWDAAYVQKRLGHAHIQTTTSTYAHLSGEDMGAAYARYLRERER; translated from the coding sequence ATGGCAGATAGCCATGAGCGCAGTTGGATCGTCCTCGATGCGAGCGGACGACCCATTACAGAAGTCAATGAATACCTGCTGTATCTTCACCATCTCGGGCGGTCCCCGAACACGGTCAGAGCCTATGCTCATCATCTTCAGCTCTTCCACGAGTTCCTGATAGACTCCCGTCGCAACTGGAAGAAGCTGGCTCTGACCGATCTGGCCACATTCGTGGGCTGGCTACGTCTGTCATCGAGGAAGGCCAAGGAGCCGCGTTCCGACTCGACAATCAACGTAGTGCTGGCGGCAGTGGGATCGTTCTATGAATATCAGGACAGGCTGGGTGTAGAGACGGAGATCAGCCGTTCACGCCGCTTCGGAGCAAAGAGTCCCTACAAGCCGTTTCTTCACCAAATCAATCGGACACAATCTCTGCGACAAGCTGTGATGCGTGTGCGAACAACGAAGCTGTTGCCCAAGGTTCTTATAGCCGCCGACGTTCAGCGGCTGCTGGATGCCTGCATCCATCTTCGGGATCGCTTGCTGTTGTGCCTGCTGTATGAAAGTGGGATGCGCATCGGCCAAGTGCTTGGCCTGCGACACGCAGATATCCGTTCGTTCGATGGCGAGATCGAAATCGTTCCACGTCTAAATCTGAATGGGGCACGCGCAAAGTCGCGCACCGCCTACGTCGTCCATGTCTCAAAGGAGGCCATGTCGCTGTATGCAGACTACCTCGTGCACGAGTGCCAAGAAGCTTCGAACGACTACGTGTTCGTGAACTGCTGGGGCGGCCGCATCGGGGCTCCGATGAACTATGCGACCGTCATCGATCTGTTCCGCGCTCTCGGTAAGCGAACTGGGCTGCATATAACGCCACACATGTTCCGGCACACGCATGCAACCGAGTTGCTGCGAGCTGGATGGGATGCGGCCTATGTGCAAAAGCGGCTGGGTCACGCCCATATCCAGACTACGACGAGCACCTACGCGCATCTGTCCGGTGAAGATATGGGAGCGGCGTACGCACGCTATCTGCGGGAGCGTGAACGATGA
- a CDS encoding tyrosine-type recombinase/integrase — MQGLSLKANQRRLRLECKSRTINGELKYAFWKKFAEGQWTSTQELTRVHLLVRWLNSLKHLPVSLMERDLESWKRSYTAYLRRCGMYRMGITHRMDSSQQPRVTPRDSAYISTLRQAYLVLSDAYDDRPEQEKDIWDLRRVSMLHNPTLSPGPLNFLKIRQPWLRVAAKSHLAYSLPIYAEGTCRTRLQSLVCFSEFLAAAKPQATARSITRPLLLRYLSYLPSRVCTGARKNHVINLRTFLEMAHRERWLPVGPERLIHDEEVPQPMKHQPRYIPSTVLDQLNQHLHDLKPSWMRKVLILQECGMRISELLQLSLDCLSQDARGIYYLRYLQGKVRRENAIPVSQEIAHVVQEQQASVRERHRDFYLLFPSERGRPIRQASFAQVINQLAYNHRITDANGNLFRFQSHQFRHTVGTRMINLGVPHHIIQRYLGTRAPR, encoded by the coding sequence ATGCAAGGTCTATCGCTGAAGGCAAACCAACGTCGTCTCCGGCTCGAATGCAAGTCGAGAACGATCAACGGAGAGCTGAAGTATGCGTTCTGGAAGAAGTTCGCTGAGGGCCAGTGGACAAGCACACAAGAGCTGACGAGGGTGCATCTGCTCGTGAGATGGCTCAACAGCCTAAAGCATCTTCCGGTATCGCTCATGGAGCGTGACCTGGAATCGTGGAAGCGTTCGTACACGGCTTATCTTCGACGCTGCGGGATGTATCGCATGGGCATAACCCATCGCATGGATAGCAGCCAGCAACCGCGTGTGACACCGCGCGATAGCGCGTATATCAGCACTCTGCGGCAGGCATACCTTGTTCTGAGCGACGCGTATGATGACCGACCGGAGCAGGAAAAGGACATATGGGATCTGCGACGCGTATCAATGCTGCACAACCCAACGCTGTCTCCGGGGCCGCTGAACTTCCTGAAGATCAGGCAGCCCTGGCTCCGTGTCGCGGCAAAGTCACATCTTGCATACAGTCTCCCGATCTATGCGGAGGGAACGTGTCGAACACGGCTGCAATCTCTGGTCTGCTTCTCGGAGTTCCTCGCTGCCGCCAAGCCTCAAGCCACGGCCCGTTCGATCACGCGTCCGCTGCTGTTGCGCTATCTGAGCTACCTTCCGAGCCGAGTGTGTACCGGCGCGAGAAAGAACCATGTCATCAACCTGCGGACGTTCCTTGAAATGGCTCATCGTGAGCGGTGGTTGCCGGTTGGTCCCGAGCGGCTGATCCACGACGAAGAGGTTCCGCAGCCAATGAAGCATCAGCCTCGTTATATCCCTTCGACGGTGCTCGACCAACTGAACCAGCACCTTCATGACCTGAAGCCATCGTGGATGCGGAAGGTGCTCATCTTGCAAGAGTGCGGCATGCGAATCAGCGAGCTGCTGCAGCTCTCGCTGGACTGCCTCTCGCAGGACGCGCGTGGCATCTACTATCTCCGTTACCTCCAGGGCAAGGTTCGGCGGGAGAACGCGATCCCTGTATCGCAGGAGATAGCGCATGTCGTGCAGGAGCAGCAAGCGTCAGTTCGGGAACGTCATCGAGACTTCTACCTTCTGTTCCCCAGCGAACGGGGTCGTCCGATCCGCCAGGCCAGCTTCGCGCAGGTCATCAATCAGCTCGCCTACAACCATCGCATCACGGATGCGAATGGGAACCTCTTCCGCTTCCAGTCACACCAGTTCCGCCACACGGTGGGCACGCGCATGATCAATCTCGGCGTACCTCACCACATCATCCAGCGCTACCTGGGCACAAGGGCCCCGAGATGA
- a CDS encoding DUF6262 family protein: MRRNTEGLKRSAKLRTAAALEKAQAAIRRMQVEEIAINFRTVAAHAGVSTAWLYSTKPLRDRIVKLRAVSKTPVQNDTNHRRLISQERVIATLRLRVKDLEANNNELKEQLERAYGQLAIPSSNNKSARRGHVHDVQARENRKKSLDHYR; encoded by the coding sequence ATGCGTAGAAATACAGAAGGGCTGAAGCGTAGCGCAAAGCTCAGAACCGCCGCCGCGCTGGAGAAAGCGCAAGCCGCCATCCGTCGTATGCAAGTGGAAGAGATCGCGATCAACTTCCGCACGGTCGCGGCCCACGCCGGCGTATCCACCGCCTGGCTCTACAGCACCAAACCTCTACGAGATCGCATCGTGAAGCTTCGCGCCGTATCGAAGACGCCCGTGCAGAACGATACGAACCATCGACGGCTCATCTCGCAGGAGCGAGTGATCGCCACACTGCGACTCCGCGTCAAGGATCTGGAAGCCAACAACAACGAGCTCAAAGAACAACTGGAACGAGCCTATGGACAGCTTGCGATACCTTCCTCAAATAACAAATCTGCACGTCGTGGACATGTCCATGACGTGCAGGCCCGCGAAAACAGAAAGAAATCTCTTGACCACTACAGATAA
- a CDS encoding ParB/RepB/Spo0J family partition protein — MNTTIVNATEYRDLPLTMLTESATNPRRLFEEASLKELAETIRSQGVLSPLLVRPLNERGFEIVFGARRYRAAKMAEAATVPVRIKYMTDAEVLEAQLIELSVVVKRFLSVFAGLHVMDMSTTCRFVI, encoded by the coding sequence ATGAATACCACCATCGTCAACGCCACCGAGTACCGCGACCTTCCCCTCACCATGCTCACCGAGTCCGCCACCAACCCGCGCCGTCTCTTCGAGGAGGCCAGCCTGAAAGAGTTGGCCGAAACCATCCGCAGCCAGGGTGTTCTCTCGCCGTTGCTCGTCCGTCCCTTGAATGAGCGCGGCTTTGAGATTGTCTTTGGCGCACGGCGTTACCGCGCCGCGAAGATGGCCGAAGCTGCCACTGTGCCTGTCCGCATCAAGTACATGACCGATGCCGAAGTGTTGGAGGCGCAGTTGATTGAATTATCTGTAGTGGTCAAGAGATTTCTTTCTGTTTTCGCGGGCCTGCACGTCATGGACATGTCCACGACGTGCAGATTTGTTATTTGA
- a CDS encoding ArdC family protein, whose amino-acid sequence MQTVATTSTRRLTSENPEPPQQRQQPQTAREVIAANIKSLIEQLEAGHSDALTAYLTAMSRFHNYSFGNILEIARQKPDATQVAGFWKWKEVGRSVKKGEKGIRIIAPIVGVRRKKDTEADKDVTKQNTAVLVGFRSAHVFDVSQTEGAELPELREMSGDVGENRDRLLSFIEQQGIELVFTEKIAPALGMSYGGRIAILPGQSKAEEFATLVHEVAHEMLHKAERRTATTKTVRETEAEAIAFVIAKAIGLDTGTASADYIQLYHGNASLLAESLEVVQQTSAVILAALKPPTAEQAAMPDAELAQVA is encoded by the coding sequence ATGCAGACCGTAGCCACCACCAGCACCCGTCGCCTCACCAGCGAAAACCCTGAACCGCCGCAGCAACGGCAACAGCCCCAGACGGCGAGAGAAGTGATCGCCGCCAACATCAAGAGCCTCATCGAGCAGCTTGAGGCCGGACACTCCGATGCACTCACCGCGTACCTCACGGCGATGAGCCGCTTCCATAACTACAGCTTTGGCAACATCCTCGAAATCGCACGGCAGAAGCCGGACGCTACGCAGGTGGCCGGGTTCTGGAAATGGAAAGAGGTTGGCCGCAGTGTCAAGAAGGGCGAGAAGGGCATCCGCATCATTGCCCCCATCGTCGGCGTTCGTCGCAAGAAGGACACCGAAGCCGACAAGGACGTGACCAAGCAGAACACGGCGGTCTTGGTTGGGTTCCGTTCGGCGCATGTCTTCGACGTGTCGCAGACCGAAGGCGCAGAGCTTCCCGAACTGCGCGAAATGTCCGGCGACGTGGGCGAGAACCGCGACCGCTTGCTGTCCTTCATCGAACAGCAGGGTATCGAACTTGTCTTTACCGAGAAGATTGCTCCCGCGCTGGGGATGAGCTACGGCGGGCGCATCGCCATCCTTCCGGGGCAGTCGAAGGCCGAGGAGTTCGCAACGCTGGTGCATGAAGTCGCGCATGAGATGTTGCACAAGGCTGAACGCCGCACCGCCACCACGAAGACGGTACGCGAGACCGAAGCCGAGGCGATTGCGTTTGTGATTGCCAAGGCCATAGGGCTGGACACCGGCACCGCTTCCGCCGACTACATCCAGCTTTACCACGGCAACGCTTCCTTACTGGCCGAGAGCTTGGAAGTGGTGCAGCAGACCTCCGCCGTCATCCTCGCCGCATTGAAGCCGCCGACCGCAGAACAGGCGGCGATGCCCGATGCAGAACTGGCTCAGGTGGCGTAA